A genome region from Piliocolobus tephrosceles isolate RC106 chromosome 8, ASM277652v3, whole genome shotgun sequence includes the following:
- the PAPOLB gene encoding poly(A) polymerase beta, producing MMPFPVTTQGPPQQAPPPKCYGISSPISLAVPKETDCLLTQRLIETLRPFGVFEEEEELQRRILVLEKLNNLVKEWIREISESKSLPQSVIENVGGKIFTFGSYRLGVHTKGADIDALCVAPRHVDRSDFFTSFYVKLKLQEEVKDLRAVEEAFVPVIKLCFDGIEIDILFARLALQTIPEDLDLRDDSLLKNLDIRCIRSLNGCRVTDEILHLVPNIDNFRLTLRAIKLWAKCHNIYSNILGFLGGVSWAMLVARTCQLYPNAVASTLVRKFFLVFSEWEWPNPVLLKEPEERNLNLPVWDPRVNPSDRYHLMPIITPAYPQQNSTYNVSVSTRMVMIEEFKQGLAITHEILLSKAEWSKLFEAPSFFQKYKHYIVLLASAPTEKQHLEWVGLVESKIRILVGSLEKNEFITLAHVNPQSFPAPKENPDMEEFRTMWVIGLVLKKPENSEILSIDLTYDIQSFTDTVYRQAMNSKMFEMGMKITAMHLRRKELHQLLPHRVLQDKKAHATEGRRLTDLKDSSFDLSAGCENSMSVPSSTSTVKTGPLMSSSQGRNSPALAVMTASMANVQATEISLQQMKTSESSGVALNESIPHAVSQHAISPSPKAMVARVVSSTCLISHPDLQETQQQTYLIL from the coding sequence ATGATGCCGTTTCCGGTGACAACGCAGGGACCACCACAGCAGGCACCGCCACCGAAGTGCTATGGCATCTCCTCGCCTATCAGCCTAGCGGTCCCCAAGGAGACGGACTGCCTTCTCACCCAGAGGCTAATAGAAACCCTCAGGCCCTTCGGGGTCTTCGAAGAGGAAGAGGAACTGCAGCGCAGGATTTtagttttggaaaaattaaataatctggtAAAGGAATGGATACGCGAAATCAGTGAAAGCAAGAGCCTTCCCCAGTCTGTAATTGAAAACGTTGGCGGAAAGATTTTTACGTTTGGCTCTTACAGATTAGGAGTACATACGAAAGGTGCAGATATTGACGCCTTGTGCGTTGCACCAAGGCACGTGGATCGAAGCGACTTTTTCACCTCATTCTATGTTAAACTGAAACTACAGGAGGAAGTAAAAGATTTAAGGGCTGTTGAGGAGGCATTTGTGCCAGTTATCAAACTGTGTTTTGATGGGATAGAGattgatattttatttgcaaGATTAGCACTACAGACTATTCCCGAAGATTTGGACCTAAGAGATGACAGTCTGCTTAAAAATTTAGACATTAGATGCATAAGAAGCCTTAACGGTTGCCGGGTAACCGATGAAATTTTACATCTAGTGCCAAACATTGACAACTTCAGGTTGACTCTAAGAGCCATCAAACTGTGGGCCAAGTGCCACAATATCTATTCCAATATATTAGGTTTCCTCGGAGGTGTTTCCTGGGCCATGCTGGTAGCAAGAACTTGTCAGCTTTATCCAAATGCAGTAGCGTCAACTCTCGTGCGGAAATTCTTCTTGGTATTTTCGGAATGGGAATGGCCAAACCCAGTGTTACTGAAAGAGCCTGAAGAACGGAATCTTAATTTGCCTGTATGGGACCCAAGAGTAAATCCCAGTGATAGGTACCATCTTATGCCCATCATCACACCAGCATACCCACAGCAGAACTCCACATACAACGTGTCTGTTTCAACCAGGATGGTCATGATTGAGGAGTTTAAACAGGGACTTGCTATCACACACGAGATTTTGCTGAGTAAGGCTGAGTGGTCCAAACTCTTTGAAGCTCCAAGCTTCTTTCAGAAGTACAAGCATTATATTGTACTTCTGGCAAGTGCACCAACAGAAAAACAGCATTTAGAATGGGTGGGGTTGGTGGAATCAAAGATCCGAATCCTGGTTGGGAGCTTGGAGAAGAATGAATTTATTACACTGGCACATGTGAATCCACAATCATTTCCAGCACCCAAAGAAAATCCTGATATGGAAGAATTTCGTACAATGTGGGTGATTGGGTTAGTGCTAAAAAAGCCAGAAAACTCTGAAATTCTCAGTATTGATCTCACCTATGATATCCAGTCTTTCACAGATACTGTTTATAGGCAAGCAATGAATAGTAAGATGTTTGAGATGGGTATGAAAATTACTGCAATGCATTTAAGAAGAAAGGAACTTCACCAGCTGCTGCCCCATCGTGTGCTTCAGGACAAGAAAGCACATGCAACAGAAGGTAGAAGATTGACAGATCTGAAGGACAGCAGCTTTGACTTGTCTGCAGGCTGTGAAAACAGCATGTCTGTGCCTTCATCTACTAGCACTGTGAAGACAGGCCCATTGATGAGCAGTTCTCAGGGTAGAAATAGTCCTGCCCTGGCTGTAATGACAGCATCGATGGCTAACGTACAGGCTACTGAAATTTCCTTGCAACAGATGAAAACCAGTGAAAGTTCAGGGGTTGCATTAAATGAAAGTATTCCTCACGCTGTCTCTCAGCATGCCATTTCTCCATCACCAAAGGCCATGGTCGCCAGAGTTGTTTCTTCGACATGTCTCATAAGCCATCCAGACCTTCAGGAAACGCAGCAACAAACATATCTAATCCTATAG